In one window of Camelina sativa cultivar DH55 chromosome 15, Cs, whole genome shotgun sequence DNA:
- the LOC104747060 gene encoding oleoyl-acyl carrier protein thioesterase 1, chloroplastic: MLKLSCNVTDSKLQRSLLFFSHSHRSDPVNFTRRRIVSSSVSCSQTKKTGLVDPLRAVVSADQGSVIRAEQGLGTLADQLRLGSLTEDGLSYKEKFVVRSYEVGSNKTATIETIANLLQEVGCNHAQSVGFSTDGFATTPTMRKLHLIWVTARMHIEIYNYPAWGDVVEIETWCQSEGRIGTRRDWILKDCATGEVTGRATSKWVMMNQDTRRLQKVSDDVRDEYLVFCPQEPRLAFPEENNRSLKKIPKLEDPAQYSMIGLKPRRADLDMNQHVNNVTYIGWVLESVPQEIVDTHELQVITLDYRRECQQDDVVDSLTTSEIGGTNGSATSGTQGHNDSQFLHLLRLSGDGQEINRGTTLWRKKPSR, from the exons atgttgaagcTTTCGTGTAATGTGACTGATTCTAAGTTACAGAGAAGCTTACTCTTCTTCTCGCATTCTCATCGATCTGATCCGGTGAATTTCACCCGTCGTAGAATTGTCTCATCCTCCGTCTCTTGTTCTCAGACGAAGAAGACGGGTTTGGTGGATCCTTTGCGAGCGGTTGTATCTGCTGATCAAGGAAGTGTGATTCGAGCCGAACAAGGTTTGGGTACTCTCGCGGATCAGCTCCGATTAGGTAGTTTGACTGAAGATGGTTTGTCTTATAAAGAGAAGTTTGTTGTCAGATCTTACGAAGTCGGTAGTAACAAAACCGCCACCATTGAAACCATCGCTAATCTCTTACAG gaggtGGGATGTAATCATGCACAAAGTGTTGGGTTTTCGACTGATGGGTTTGCAACAACACCTACGATGAGGAAATTGCATCTCATTTGGGTTACTGCTAGGATGCACATTGAGATCTACAATTACCCtgcttg GGGTGATGTGGTTGAGATTGAGACATGGTGTCAGAGTGAAGGAAGGATTGGGACAAGGCGTGATTGGATTCTTAAGGATTGTGCCACTGGTGAAGTCACTGGCCGTGCTACAAG CAAGTGGGTGATGATGAACCAAGACACAAGACGGCTTCAGAAAGTTTCTGATGATGTCCGGGACGAGTACTTGGTCTTCTGTCCTCAAGAACCCAG ATTAGCATTTCCAGAAGAGAATAACAGAAGCTTGAAGAAAATCCCAAAACTCGAAGATCCGGCTCAGTATTCAATGATTGGGCTTAAG CCTAGACGAGCTGATCTCGACATGAACCAGCATGTCAATAATGTCACCTACATTGGATGGGTTCTCGAG AGCGTACCACAAGAAATTGTAGACACGCACGAACTTCAGGTCATTACTCTGGATTACAGAAGAGAATGTCAACAAGACGATGTGGTGGATTCACTCACCACCTCAGAAATTGGTGGAACCAATGGCTCTGCCACGTCTGGCACACAGGGTCACAACGACAGCCAGTTCTTGCACCTCCTGAGGTTGTCTGGAGATGGTCAGGAGATCAACCGCGGGACAACCCTGTGGAGAAAGAAGCCATCAAGATAA